One Desulfobulbus oligotrophicus DNA segment encodes these proteins:
- a CDS encoding PAS domain-containing sensor histidine kinase translates to MHDQTIKILEKQRQDLVVRVLRKHEEMEASRSFTERILASISELFLLMDDEFRIIQTNREFLERTGVTFDAGHQLLLNDLVSTEMADTIRQAFVDGGFIELEAYLKDGKGGFFPVKMRGSTYVNPNGLTLHMLICSDCSEFYGLMAQMQEGQKQLIHSSRLASLGEMAAGVGHELTQPLNAILLFARNCLKALETSGDHTEMLRENLHVIIDRVNKASSIIATMRSFGRKVEEEKSPLDLNGIIRKILQFLESQLRLSEITLDLRLTPQACEVLGVEVRLEQVFLNLVQNAIQGMGRVEKPKLTITSNLVQCLNLQTMQKEPYILITVADNGEGIPEELQKKIFDPFFTTRVVGTGTGLGLSIVDRIVRSYSGYIEVESAEGMGACFSIYFPQYQHGCPAEQCGERAV, encoded by the coding sequence ATGCATGATCAAACCATTAAGATATTGGAAAAACAGCGGCAGGATCTTGTTGTTCGCGTTCTCAGGAAGCATGAGGAGATGGAGGCGAGCAGATCGTTTACTGAACGGATACTTGCCAGTATTTCCGAGCTGTTTCTTCTGATGGATGATGAGTTCAGAATTATTCAGACCAACCGCGAATTTCTCGAACGCACTGGGGTGACCTTTGACGCCGGTCACCAACTCCTGCTCAATGATCTGGTCTCCACAGAGATGGCTGACACAATTCGTCAGGCTTTTGTAGATGGTGGGTTTATCGAACTTGAGGCATATTTGAAGGATGGCAAGGGTGGCTTTTTTCCAGTGAAAATGCGTGGTTCAACCTATGTCAACCCCAACGGGCTTACCTTGCACATGCTGATCTGCTCGGACTGCAGCGAATTTTACGGTTTAATGGCACAGATGCAGGAGGGGCAAAAGCAGTTGATCCACTCCAGCCGACTTGCCAGTCTTGGTGAGATGGCGGCTGGAGTGGGCCATGAGTTGACCCAACCTTTAAATGCGATATTGCTTTTTGCCCGTAACTGTCTCAAGGCACTGGAAACATCAGGTGACCATACTGAGATGCTACGAGAAAATCTCCATGTTATCATCGATAGAGTCAACAAGGCCTCCTCTATTATTGCCACCATGCGCAGCTTTGGGCGGAAGGTGGAAGAAGAAAAGTCGCCGCTGGATCTGAATGGCATTATTCGCAAGATCCTGCAGTTCCTCGAATCACAGTTGCGTTTAAGTGAAATAACTCTTGATTTACGGTTGACTCCGCAGGCATGTGAAGTTTTAGGTGTTGAAGTCCGGCTTGAGCAGGTTTTTCTGAATTTGGTCCAAAATGCCATACAGGGCATGGGGCGTGTTGAAAAGCCGAAGTTGACCATTACGAGTAATCTTGTTCAATGTCTCAACCTTCAAACCATGCAAAAAGAACCCTATATTTTGATTACCGTGGCAGATAATGGTGAAGGGATCCCGGAAGAGTTGCAGAAAAAGATCTTTGACCCGTTTTTTACCACCCGGGTTGTCGGCACCGGTACAGGGTTGGGGCTGTCCATCGTTGATCGGATTGTTCGCAGTTACTCCGGATATATTGAAGTGGAAAGTGCAGAAGGTATGGGTGCATGTTTTTCCATCTATTTCCCGCAATATCAGCATGGCTGCCCGGCAGAACAGTGTGGGGAGAGAGCGGTATGA